Proteins encoded in a region of the Haloarchaeobius salinus genome:
- a CDS encoding tRNA uridine(34) 5-carboxymethylaminomethyl modification radical SAM/GNAT enzyme Elp3 → MSTETDPTNSDAFEAVCETLVEGILAGEIEREDVESAKLAACSEHSAPKVPKNSEILDYAPQDRREELEAALRRKPVRTASGVSPVAIMTSPHMCPHGKCLYCPGGPASEFDSSQSYTGHEPAAARGEQNDYDPYGQVTLRLEQLREIGHPVDKAELILMGGTMTARSHDYQEWFVKRALEAMNDFDVDKQPEPAEGESFAQDPDEYEFRYLEDVIAENETADVRNIGTTFETKPDWCDPEQIDRMLDLGGTKVEVGVQTTFERINREMHRGHGVQASVDANRRLRDAAFKVGFHMMPGQPGMSKAMCLEDFRRIFEEEQWKPDYLKVYPTLVVRGTRVYDSWYRDEYEPLTNEEAAELVAEALSMVPRYTRVQRVQRDIPADFIDAGVWKSNLRQLAWQKMDEHGWDCECIRCREAGMNDEEPENVTLDTITYEAGGGTEQFISFEDREKDLLVGFCRLRFPNEPVRRELEDAALVRELHVYGDQVGVGQSGGDGDQQHRGYGRRLLAEAERRAREAGFRKLSVISGIGVRQYYREKLGYHQDGPYVSKRL, encoded by the coding sequence ATGAGCACGGAGACGGACCCGACGAACTCGGACGCGTTCGAGGCGGTCTGCGAGACGCTCGTGGAGGGCATCCTCGCGGGCGAGATCGAACGCGAGGACGTCGAGTCCGCGAAGCTCGCGGCCTGCTCCGAGCACAGCGCGCCGAAGGTGCCGAAGAACTCGGAGATACTGGACTACGCTCCCCAGGACCGCCGCGAGGAGCTGGAGGCAGCCCTCCGGCGCAAGCCCGTCCGGACGGCCTCGGGCGTCTCGCCGGTGGCCATCATGACCTCGCCGCACATGTGCCCGCACGGGAAGTGCCTCTACTGTCCGGGCGGGCCAGCGTCGGAGTTCGACAGCTCGCAGAGCTACACCGGGCACGAGCCGGCGGCGGCCCGCGGCGAGCAGAACGACTACGACCCGTACGGGCAGGTGACGTTGCGGCTCGAACAGCTCCGCGAGATCGGCCATCCGGTCGACAAGGCGGAACTCATCCTGATGGGCGGGACGATGACCGCCCGGAGCCACGACTACCAGGAGTGGTTCGTCAAGCGCGCGCTGGAGGCGATGAACGACTTCGACGTCGACAAGCAGCCCGAACCCGCAGAGGGCGAGAGCTTCGCGCAGGACCCCGATGAGTACGAGTTCCGGTACCTGGAGGACGTCATCGCGGAGAACGAGACGGCGGACGTGCGAAACATCGGGACGACGTTCGAGACGAAGCCCGACTGGTGCGACCCCGAGCAGATCGACCGGATGCTCGACCTCGGCGGGACGAAGGTCGAGGTCGGCGTCCAGACGACCTTCGAGCGGATCAACCGCGAGATGCACCGCGGTCACGGCGTGCAGGCGAGCGTCGACGCGAACCGGCGGCTCCGGGACGCGGCGTTCAAGGTCGGCTTCCACATGATGCCCGGCCAGCCGGGGATGTCGAAGGCGATGTGTCTGGAGGACTTCCGGCGGATTTTCGAGGAGGAGCAGTGGAAGCCGGACTACCTGAAGGTCTACCCGACGCTCGTCGTCCGTGGGACCCGGGTCTACGACTCGTGGTACCGCGACGAGTACGAGCCGCTGACGAACGAGGAGGCGGCCGAACTCGTCGCGGAGGCGCTGTCGATGGTGCCGAGGTACACCCGCGTCCAGCGCGTCCAGCGCGACATCCCGGCGGACTTCATCGACGCGGGCGTCTGGAAGTCGAACCTGCGCCAGCTCGCGTGGCAGAAGATGGACGAGCACGGCTGGGACTGCGAGTGCATCCGCTGTCGCGAGGCCGGGATGAACGACGAGGAGCCCGAGAACGTCACGCTCGACACCATCACCTACGAGGCCGGCGGCGGGACGGAGCAGTTCATCAGCTTCGAGGACCGCGAGAAGGACCTGCTCGTCGGCTTCTGTCGGCTGCGGTTCCCGAACGAACCGGTCAGGCGGGAGCTCGAAGACGCCGCGCTCGTCCGCGAGCTCCACGTCTACGGCGACCAGGTCGGTGTCGGCCAGTCGGGCGGCGACGGTGACCAGCAGCACCGGGGCTACGGCCGGCGGCTTCTGGCGGAGGCCGAGCGCCGCGCCCGGGAAGCCGGCTTCCGGAAGCTCTCGGTCATCTCCGGTATCGGCGTCCGGCAGTACTACCGCGAGAAGCTCGGCTACCACCAGGACGGGCCGTACGTGAGCAAGCGGCTGTGA
- a CDS encoding pyridoxamine 5'-phosphate oxidase family protein — MVRNGMTGTSDDAVRGSEMSPAEVDELLTEQGYGTLSLSAGDRAYAVPISFGYDGDRVFMELLTFGEQSRKLEYLDETDEACLVAMEVGDQVDWRSVVVTGPLEEVGADEAAYHEAVLEENGWLPFIYPRSEPLTEVTRVVMEPSELTGRKGAAARPE; from the coding sequence ATGGTAAGAAATGGCATGACGGGTACCAGCGACGACGCGGTCCGCGGCAGCGAGATGAGCCCGGCGGAGGTCGACGAACTCCTGACCGAACAGGGGTACGGGACGCTCTCCCTGAGTGCTGGGGATCGAGCGTACGCGGTCCCCATCTCCTTCGGCTACGACGGCGACCGCGTGTTCATGGAGCTACTCACGTTCGGGGAGCAAAGCAGGAAACTCGAGTACCTCGACGAGACCGACGAGGCCTGTCTGGTCGCGATGGAGGTCGGCGACCAGGTCGACTGGCGGAGCGTCGTCGTGACCGGACCGCTCGAGGAAGTCGGAGCGGACGAAGCGGCGTACCACGAGGCCGTCCTCGAGGAGAACGGCTGGTTACCCTTCATCTACCCCCGGTCGGAACCGCTCACCGAGGTCACCAGGGTCGTCATGGAGCCGTCGGAGCTGACCGGGCGGAAGGGTGCCGCGGCCCGTCCCGAGTGA
- a CDS encoding DUF1028 domain-containing protein yields the protein MQPRPSTFSIAARDPETGAVGVAVQSKFIGVGAVVPFVSADAGAVATQSFANVAYGPEGLDLMRDGSSAAETVAELTSSDDEAPQRQVGIVEAPGDGVGERGDSVAAFSGEECFDVYGDVQGDHYTVQGNILENRATLTAMAETFEETDGGLPERMLAALHAGNDAGGDSRGEQSAALYVAKPEGGYDGKNDRWVDVRVDDHEHPIDELERVFRLYDITLLAREEPDDTRELSGETAEAVTATLADLGFYDDTPDGEFDDDERAALEDFRGMNNFENHSVAVLEDALARGWDDAEGDGEDRMIDAIWHGLQRLERK from the coding sequence ATGCAGCCACGGCCATCCACGTTCTCTATCGCCGCGCGCGACCCCGAGACCGGCGCGGTCGGCGTCGCCGTCCAGTCGAAGTTCATCGGGGTCGGCGCGGTCGTCCCGTTCGTCAGCGCCGACGCCGGCGCGGTCGCCACGCAGAGCTTCGCGAACGTCGCGTACGGTCCGGAGGGGCTGGACCTGATGCGGGACGGCTCCTCCGCCGCCGAGACCGTCGCGGAACTGACGAGCAGCGACGACGAGGCTCCGCAACGGCAGGTCGGTATCGTCGAGGCCCCCGGCGACGGCGTTGGCGAGCGCGGGGACAGCGTCGCAGCGTTCTCCGGCGAGGAGTGCTTCGACGTGTACGGCGACGTCCAGGGCGACCACTACACCGTGCAGGGCAACATCCTCGAGAACCGGGCGACGCTGACCGCGATGGCCGAGACGTTCGAGGAGACCGACGGCGGACTCCCCGAGCGCATGCTCGCCGCGCTCCACGCTGGCAACGACGCGGGCGGCGACTCCCGCGGCGAGCAGTCCGCCGCCCTCTACGTCGCCAAGCCCGAGGGCGGCTACGACGGGAAGAACGACCGCTGGGTCGACGTGCGCGTCGACGACCACGAGCACCCCATCGACGAACTCGAACGGGTGTTCCGGCTCTACGACATCACGCTGCTCGCCCGCGAGGAGCCCGACGACACCCGCGAGCTCTCCGGCGAGACGGCCGAGGCCGTCACCGCGACGCTCGCCGACCTCGGGTTCTACGACGACACGCCCGACGGCGAGTTCGACGACGACGAGCGCGCAGCCCTGGAGGACTTCCGCGGCATGAACAACTTCGAGAACCACAGCGTCGCCGTGCTGGAGGACGCGCTGGCGAGAGGCTGGGACGACGCCGAAGGCGACGGCGAGGACCGGATGATCGACGCCATCTGGCACGGGCTGCAGCGACTGGAGCGGAAGTAG
- a CDS encoding alpha/beta hydrolase, whose protein sequence is MAEDPHPQVQAVLTMIESLDAPKIHEMTPQEARAAMDPLLAAAGGEEPVGAVSDRTIPGRNGELPVRIYRPESDGPHPTVVFLHGGGFVIGTVDTHDGLCRALANEAEAVVVSVGYRLAPEHPFPAAVADAHAATAWAAAHRDELGGSEFLAVAGDSAGGNLAAVTSLLARDRGPEIDYQVLVYPATAGDVDDGTFPSREENAEGYFLETAELEWFFEQYIEDELDAYNPLAFPLQARDLSGLPPTTVITAGFDPLRDEGRAYADRLVGAGVETTHREYDDMIHGFVSMLGEPGVDRGRVAIREIAADLDAAQE, encoded by the coding sequence ATGGCCGAGGATCCCCACCCGCAGGTGCAGGCGGTGCTGACCATGATCGAGTCGCTGGACGCGCCGAAGATCCACGAGATGACGCCCCAGGAGGCCCGCGCGGCGATGGACCCGCTGCTGGCGGCGGCCGGGGGCGAGGAGCCCGTCGGCGCGGTGTCGGACCGGACGATTCCGGGGCGGAACGGCGAACTCCCGGTCCGCATCTACCGCCCCGAGAGCGACGGCCCGCACCCGACCGTCGTCTTCCTCCACGGCGGCGGCTTCGTCATCGGCACCGTCGACACGCACGACGGGCTCTGTCGTGCGCTGGCGAATGAGGCGGAGGCGGTCGTCGTCTCGGTCGGGTACCGCCTCGCACCCGAACACCCGTTCCCGGCGGCCGTCGCCGACGCCCACGCCGCCACCGCCTGGGCCGCCGCCCACCGCGACGAACTCGGCGGGAGCGAGTTCCTCGCCGTCGCGGGCGACTCCGCCGGGGGGAACCTCGCGGCCGTCACCAGCCTGCTCGCCCGCGACCGCGGCCCGGAGATCGACTACCAGGTGCTCGTCTATCCGGCGACGGCGGGCGACGTCGACGACGGGACGTTTCCCTCGCGCGAGGAGAACGCCGAGGGCTACTTCCTCGAGACCGCCGAGCTGGAGTGGTTCTTCGAGCAGTACATCGAGGACGAACTCGACGCGTACAACCCGCTCGCGTTCCCGCTACAGGCCCGGGACCTCTCCGGGCTGCCGCCGACCACCGTCATCACCGCCGGCTTCGACCCGCTCCGCGACGAAGGGCGCGCCTACGCAGACCGGCTCGTCGGCGCGGGCGTCGAGACCACCCACCGCGAGTACGACGACATGATCCACGGGTTCGTCTCGATGCTCGGAGAACCCGGCGTCGACCGCGGTCGGGTGGCCATCCGCGAGATAGCCGCAGACCTCGACGCGGCGCAGGAGTGA
- a CDS encoding DUF7528 family protein: MRLAVDGESYVLTPDSAAELRDQLAEALTRTHEFVHTTGTHREDGSYVVARRGADSAGHSKVFERVDALERLYDRLPDNFTAEDVGRTGLTGGRRHMLVWHFAEHPGFDCELVSRQPLTVEKHEDGGETDVAEAHLAAPTAD, from the coding sequence CTGCGACTGGCAGTCGATGGAGAGAGCTACGTTCTGACACCCGACTCCGCCGCGGAGCTGCGCGACCAGCTCGCAGAGGCACTGACACGGACCCACGAGTTCGTCCACACGACCGGCACCCATCGGGAGGACGGCAGCTACGTCGTCGCCCGGCGGGGGGCGGACTCGGCGGGCCACAGCAAGGTGTTCGAGCGCGTCGACGCGCTGGAGCGTCTGTACGACAGACTGCCCGACAACTTCACGGCGGAGGACGTGGGCCGGACCGGGCTGACCGGCGGCCGGCGGCACATGCTCGTCTGGCACTTCGCCGAGCACCCGGGCTTCGACTGCGAGCTCGTCTCTCGCCAGCCACTCACGGTGGAGAAGCACGAGGACGGGGGTGAGACGGACGTGGCCGAAGCCCACCTGGCTGCGCCGACGGCGGACTGA
- a CDS encoding C2H2-type zinc finger protein, whose amino-acid sequence MEIRGERECKDCGTRWSYYETGSVSCPECGSMHSVGVDDDRKLHTTQSVAFDLTEARERFETEPEDEALKSVAETCREYQRKRGFVDAGELRELDDDYLVAGELRHVADLVDRSFDPSDDEEWYLLRLLQGDTKGRPEPGDVPGSLREARGLAAANAVREYRRELRDWLDANDIELDRPATQVLASLDERVKRVRALEGDVPPREADALVAGLRDVVAYIEDGDEVALSRARERLQD is encoded by the coding sequence ATGGAGATACGCGGCGAACGCGAGTGCAAGGACTGCGGGACACGGTGGTCGTACTACGAAACCGGGAGCGTCTCGTGTCCGGAGTGCGGGAGCATGCACAGCGTGGGCGTCGACGACGACCGGAAGCTGCACACGACCCAGTCGGTCGCGTTCGACCTCACCGAGGCCCGTGAGCGCTTCGAGACCGAGCCGGAGGACGAGGCGCTCAAGTCCGTCGCTGAGACCTGCCGCGAGTACCAGCGGAAGCGGGGGTTCGTCGACGCGGGGGAGCTACGGGAACTGGACGACGACTATCTCGTGGCGGGGGAGCTGCGCCACGTCGCGGACCTCGTGGACCGGTCGTTCGACCCGAGCGACGACGAGGAGTGGTACCTGCTACGGCTGCTCCAGGGGGACACGAAGGGCCGACCGGAGCCCGGGGACGTGCCCGGGTCGCTCCGGGAAGCGAGGGGCCTCGCCGCCGCGAACGCGGTGCGGGAGTACCGCCGCGAGCTGCGGGACTGGCTGGACGCGAACGACATCGAGCTGGACCGTCCCGCGACGCAGGTCCTCGCGTCGCTGGACGAGCGGGTGAAGCGGGTGCGGGCGCTGGAGGGTGACGTGCCGCCGCGGGAGGCCGACGCGCTTGTCGCGGGGTTGCGCGACGTCGTCGCGTACATCGAGGACGGCGACGAGGTGGCGCTGTCGCGGGCGCGGGAGCGGCTGCAGGACTGA
- a CDS encoding NUDIX hydrolase, with amino-acid sequence MTDDWPAVRERVAARTDRVLADLRERWDTERTVEPFEYGPRHFDPDGPPDSVDGQLERLAGIASVVVFYTDAREETVLVYNPSGHWEPPGGVVEANQTPEETVHMEAHEETGLEIELTELLYSGRFEFQYRDGSSVTLPLAQFVGHRVGGSLTVERERIDHPGVTRATGVFDRELLPECREREEILTLIAGEEGA; translated from the coding sequence ATGACCGACGACTGGCCCGCGGTCCGCGAACGCGTCGCCGCCCGGACCGACCGCGTCCTCGCCGACCTCCGGGAGCGGTGGGACACCGAGCGCACCGTCGAACCGTTCGAGTACGGCCCGCGCCACTTCGACCCCGACGGCCCGCCGGACAGCGTCGACGGCCAGCTCGAACGCCTCGCCGGTATCGCCTCCGTCGTGGTGTTCTACACCGATGCCCGCGAGGAGACCGTCCTCGTCTACAACCCGAGCGGTCACTGGGAGCCGCCGGGCGGGGTCGTCGAGGCCAATCAGACGCCCGAGGAGACGGTCCACATGGAGGCCCACGAGGAGACCGGCCTCGAGATAGAGCTCACCGAACTGCTGTACTCCGGCCGGTTCGAGTTCCAGTACCGCGACGGGTCGAGCGTCACCCTCCCCCTCGCGCAGTTCGTCGGCCACCGCGTCGGCGGCTCGCTCACCGTCGAACGCGAGCGTATCGACCACCCCGGCGTGACCCGGGCCACGGGCGTGTTCGACCGCGAGCTGCTCCCGGAGTGTCGCGAGCGTGAGGAGATCCTGACGCTGATAGCCGGCGAGGAGGGCGCGTGA